The Sebastes umbrosus isolate fSebUmb1 chromosome 4, fSebUmb1.pri, whole genome shotgun sequence genomic sequence ACTACAAACtgtataaatattaaatgtcaaaatatgtacaaaacgttcacacacacaatgcaatgTAGTTTCTCCTAAACAAGTCTTAAACAACACATCATCCCTGCTTCAGTCTGCTCAGCAGCCACACCTTTTATCTGAAGACGAAGCGCCATGGACCGGGTGGGAGCTGCTATTCAACATAAATTGAGGTGAGTCTTCAGAAATCTCGTCTATGATGGTCATGCCGTTGCGTGCCAGCAGCTCCCGGGCCATGAGGACGAAGGCCGCCTCCACGTTCTGGGCTTCCTTGGCCGATGTTTCCAGAGCGGCCAGCGCACCTTTGTTTTCTGCCAGAGTGCACGCGTCCTCGAACAACACCTGCCTCTGAGCCTGAAGGTCTGACTTATTACCTGCAAGGTTGAACagagcaggaagtgaaaaaagttgttAATCTCTATCATTGTAATCTGacattttctctattaatgTTTTGTCTATCAAATGAGAGAAAATTGTAGAAAATTATTTCTCAATCTACCACAATTTTTCACAATTACCCAGATCCCAATGTCTTGTATTGATATTGCTTGTTTTCTCCGACCAACAGTACAAACCCCAAAAGATTgctatcatatatgacaaagaaaagtatcaaatcctcacatttgagaagctggaatcagataatgttcagcatttttgcttgaaaaattacttaaaggggaattacacccattttcaaaattcatacttGTTACTCCtgtggtctaagacagtccaaaaatatcaataaacatgaacaactctctcccataTCCCAAAACTAGagcgctaaaactcaaacttgtgatgtcatagtctggagctgctccatagacaataaatggggagagatgttctagatgacactgagagcacccagggaaATGTTCTgggtacattttgtttttcacaactgacaacactacaataaaataaagatcatttgggtataaaaaagaaaaacattttgtgggtccacaaaatcagtctctcattctttgtctatggagcagctccagactttatactctatgacatcacaagatTGAGACTTACTTCTATGGTGTCTGGCTTTGAAAGAGAGCAGCTCatgttaaaaaatattgattgaactttcctagcccatggaaataacatattggaattcttaatttaggttgTGTTCCCTTGAAACGATTGTTTATCAAAACGGTATATTGTTCTGTCGATTGACATCATTTAATCCACTGATTGTTTCAGCCCATCAAACCAACAGTCCAACACCccaagatattcaatttactaatTATATAaaagctgaaaccagagaatGATTGGAGTTTTTGGTtgataaattatcaaaatagttgtacATTATCAGATGAAAAAAGGTTGGGAATCACTGGTGTATTGTGTCCTACAGTCTAGGAATATGTTTTGGGGTTTACTGACCAATATAAAACCAACTTATTCCCACTCTACTACTCACCAATGAGGATCAGGACCACGCTGGCCGCCCCAAACTGCTCCACCTCCCTGATCCAGTGAGTGACGGATTCAAACGTGGTGCGGCGTGTGATGTCATAGGCCACTATGGCCCCGTGGGCACTGCGGTAATAGCTTTGAGTTATGGTGCGGAAACGCTCCTGTCCTGCTGTGTCCCACACCTGCATCTGCAATGACAACACAAAACTCAATCCAATGTGACTTAAATGATTGTTCTTTTGCTTCAAAAACACTCTTCAGAAGTTATTCAGACGTGCTGTGAACTCTGAGTCATTGTGCCAAAACTCATTAGCATAACAAAACATCCATGCAGTTAACGAATTAACACACCCAGAAAGCTAACACACAGATGATGTCATCTGAAGGAGGCAGTCAGCCACTCTTTAGAGGAAAAAAATACTGATCAACTGAAGCAAGCAAAGGGAGTATTTACTTTGAGATAAGAGACACATCTCACATCAAAATATACCCATGATCAAATTAAGTGATCCCTAATGTATGTGGGAATGATTGTGCATCATAAGTTGCAATCCAGGAATGTGTCTGAGCAAAGCTCAACTTCTAAAAGCATGAAAAGAGCAGAGTGCGTGTCACCTACCTTCACTTTCTTGCCATCGATGTCCAGGGTGCGAACAGTGAAGTCGACCCCGATGGTGTTTTGCTGTTTCTCGATGAATATGCCGGACTTGAACCTCTGGACCACGCAGGTCTTCCCCACATCTGAGTCCCCAACCAGGATGATTTTGAAAAGAAAGTCGAAAGAGTCCTCAATCTCCGGCCCTGCAAACTGCATGGTGAAGGGAGGAATATatacacagaaaaaacaacacacacacacacacacacacacacacacacacacactgatgctgaAACACTAGATCCAAGATCTCTGTGCCTCTATGCAACAGAACTGGTTCCTTCCAAGTTGTGTCAATAAAAACGCAGACTATTTACAGACACAGCAGTCACATCcttgtcagaaaaaaaggggCTAATCAGGTTtataccagcagtatataagagTTCATGTGGCTCCAGCTGAATATATGTGATCCACAGGTGAAGTTGTCCCagtcagattaaaaaaaaaacactaaatatatgaataatctCACTGTTGAATCCAGTTTTTACTCCAACAGCTTGCCTCTTCTGTCATTTTTAACCTCATTCACAAACTCTACTCAGGATTCAAATTCCCTTTTTCCTGTAAGTATGTCTGCATCCAAAAGTTGTGTTTCTTCATCCTGTGCTTGTTTCCATGTCTATCGGACACATTCTTGAAGTCTTAAACACACGTTTACTCTGCACTGCTGCCCTTTAGACTGTCACTCTCTCTGCCCTCTTCACCGCTCCCCCCTCACTTTCAGTCTGAGATATTATAGACACGCCTCCTACCTGTCTTGGTAGGTGTGACCTCCAACTGCCGGCCCACCTGCACCACTGCATCTTGGGATGTGAGTTTTCTATTCAGGCTCTGTAGTAGGACACAATACCTGGAAGAGgcagaaataaaaattaatgaCCTGAAACATCGCTTATTAACAAAAGTACTGGCTCAGGCATGTGGATGGGATAGATTTAGACATACTGAGCTCTCTGGTTTTATAACTAACTGGTTATGACTTACCATTTTAGTTAGAGGTACACAGAGAGCCGAAGTGCTGGAGGCTGACTTTGAACAGAATAGCATATCTTTATGAAGACAGGTTTTGCTAACAAGGCTCAGTGTGCAAATATCCCTGAGCAAACACATAAACCACTCGTGCAAATTTCACATCtcctgacagaaagtaaacactTGACATGTGTCTTAACAGCTGTCCTTTGGACCCCAGAatgttttttgtacattttaaaaacgCCCTACACTGTTATCCCCCTGGCTGACTACTGTCAACTAACACATTCCACAGCACTCAACAACAGACGGGGGGTTAAGCATAGCGTAAGCACTGACAAAACACGACAGACACATTGAAAGGATGCAGTTAAAGACGGGATAATCTAACATAATTAAAATCATTTTACCTCAGGCTGCATACATTGATATCACAGTGAGATGTTAACACAGAATGAGGATACTGCTCTGAATCTGaatcagtctctctctttctctctccaccccCTCACTTGTTCTGTCGTCATCTCAGCCCATAGAAGAACAAGGCACAGCTGGACACAGAacaatgtgtgagtgtgaggggCACTTTACCAAGCTGGGTCTATCTTTGGCCGTGACCACCAGCCACCTTCTTTCtgctgtgtggttgtgtgtggttGATGCCTTATtgaatgtaatgaatgaaatgtggttttgttgacCATGGAGTGATGGCACAAATAAGACAATAATAACAGGGAAAAATAACTTTGATAATGTCCCTTTTATCCAAATAGAAAATTGATTAAATTTACAggataaaacataaataatctCCAGGgtccaatcccaatgtcccccctaAGGCCTTAAACCCTGAACCTTCAGGGACTTGACTGATGTCACCTGGTgaatggttgagtgtgagagcTTGAAATGGTAGaaatatgaatgggacagcAGTTTGTGACATATGTTACCTTGACGATGGCAATgatgggtttttattttacgttTTTTAAAGCCAAATTTGAACgtcttccaggctcttgccTTACGAGACGAGAGGTAGCCTAATTgtcaaatattcaatttacttgtttttgccaaagtcaaaattttaaaaatggttgatcaataaaccaggtgtgtaatgaTGATATGATGATAGTCTACTGCTTTcattcctctgatttcatgtgttttttatgtaccaACTTAAATCCTAAATGTTACTATTTTTGTGTAGGCTAATTTATTGTGCCATGTTGAACACCTGTGTGCCGTCCTCTTTTTCACCCTTTTTTAACGCCTCcgggcttcccctggtaaccctgtgtttaaaTGTCACAAAGCTaagaattgtgggtaattctctcagacaaagtctgcagaaatgcagacttacggaaagtgttcataaagggctcaaaatgtctgcgTGAGAGCCCTCATGCAACTgacgatttgacagtgggacagccctTAACCCTCACGGACTTTGGGGGAACGCTCCTCAAACTCTGTGAGTCTGAGTGAGGATATTGGGATTGGGCccagtttttttaaatgtctagCTTTGACAACATTTATGCTAGACATTATTATGGTATGAAAGCTGACATAAGCATCAGGATAAATTATAAACATCTTTGTAAAATCATGTACAATTCCCAAACATCAGACATCCTTACGTACAAACTAATTTGTGCTTGTGCATTATTACAAAAATCGCTCCAGTGTACAATAGTATAACAAACCAAAATAAAGATATGGTAGCTTAATTACCACATCCATAATAGTGAACAGAAATACTTATGTGATTCAGTAGAGTCTCAGTTCAGGATCTGTGGTGGAGTGGATGAGTGGTGATGAAATCATATTAGAGCCGTTACTAAGCTACCGTGTCAGTCACAGACGTCGGTCTGCTGTGTCATCTCCTCTGCAGCAACTGTGAGTTTCTCAGTCTAAACGCGGTGCTGGGGCTTTGTTGGCATTTCCTTTGTTTCTGAGATTTCTTGCCAGCTGTCTTATTCAGTGGCGTTTCTGGAGGAGGGACGTGAATCGGCTTCCATGGGACTGGATTGCAGAAGCTGGGTGATGGGTAGGAATTGTCGTAGGGACCTGGAAGTAATCAAAGCAATACAATACTGATATATAACAAATACAGTGTATATCAGCTGGGCAAATAAAACTAATAAGCTACAATCACATTTGGTGCAGTCTGAAACCAACATAAACACAGTTATATTGCTACTATTATAGATTTTATCAATTATATGGTGTCAAAAATTGATAAGCCTAGTTAATAATTCCCATATGACCTTACTTGTTGGGTAGCAAGGTGATTTGGGACTCGCTCTGCTTTTTTCATTGGCATTTGCCAGCCAGTCCTTAAACTTCTCCTGTGCCCTCTTGTGGCGCTCTTTCTCCTGCTCCTTCTTCAGGGCAGCTTCctcctgtcaaaataaaagtctctaTCAGAATCTCTCCAGTTCTGTTTGTCAATAAtaacatttaactttaaaatattatcattaaaagcagaaaaataaaaaagatgcacactttctccttcttttccatttctattttttcttgGTTCTTCTTCTGTAGCCAGTCTTTGTACTTTTGTTGAGCTCTCTGTTCAGTCACCCTCCGTTTCTCCCGCAGCCTctgcatctcctcctcctctttactCAGTTTCAGAAGTTGCTCTTGCTTCTCCTGGGGTTgtaagaagaaaataaataacactaaCAGACTGTCAGCATTGGATAGGGTAGCATTATTAGTGTAGCAGTACTGTGTACAAAGTTCTGACAAATTACAACTAATCTGCTGTGGTGCTTTGTGTGGTTTCACTGAGTTTAAAGTAACAGTCGTACCTGTTCTCTTTTCACTTTTAGCCATTCTTGGATCTTTTCTTCGATGGCGATCTTTTTCTGTTCCAGCTTCCTTtcttgttgttcttttttttccttccgtAACCGCTCCTAATTCAAGAGATATAAAATGTTCTACTGTGAGATTCTGATCGCATGCAATAATAAAGTATGTTTGGTagtaagaatatatatatatatacgacaACATTTTGTACGACATaatacattacatcatacaGTACACTAACAGGGCAGCATGTTGGTCATGTGTTTGTAATTTAATTGATGCAACTGCAGCTAGCAGTGACCACTTTCTTTATTCTAAGTTTAAATTCATTAAAAGAGATAAGGGTCTTAAGTTTAAGCTTGGCCTGCAGATCATTCCAGGACAAAGGACCATAGTGGAACAGGCTTGTTTTTTCCAGCTTCTGTACTGGTAGAAGGCACTTTAAACTGAACCCATTTATGTGACCTAAGATTATAACTGTTTTGGAGAAATATAAACTTCTGGCTAATTTAGAATGAAGTGGAAAAACTATGACTAGCCTTATAGAAACAtacaaaaagcaaaagaaacGTAGGAAAGTAACCACTCCTGTAGTTATACAGTGACataaattataattaacttGCCTCCTCTGCTTGTTTTTCCAATTTGAAACGGTCTTCTTTGGCTTTGTTCACCAGCCACAGTTCCCATGCACTGAGAGTAGGTGAGCCTGCAGGCTCCACAGCTGCATTAAACATCTGCACTGAAGGTGTTCTTGGTAGCTCACATCTATAACAAAAGCCAATGTACAATTATacaagtgctccacagacagactcgggaaatcctttgtccccgGAGACATCCAACTATACAACACTTCTTTAGGGaagggggggacaaaggaggacggtctgcaggacagataataatgcatacagtgcactttcatagactaagctactggagttaccctgcactatactcatttttaacagtctcttctgcactatattcactttttttaatagtcctgtatcacagctgttaccctgcactatattcagttttaaaaagttttcttcatctccttgtatttttatatctggtatatttttttgtactttgtactactaactttattactgcctttttactaacatgttttgcactatggaactgtgatgctagaaacttgaatttccctctggatcgacaaagttactatctatctatctatctatctatctatcgatctatctatTCTACGTATATTTGGTATGTCTGAATCATGCAGTCTGTGGTCTTTGACTCGGTTCAGAGAGTATCTTCTGCAGTACCTGTCTGGTGAAACGCTGAGTCTGGAGGTGTCGCTCTGCCTGGGTGAAGTCTGCTGAGCTGGACTGAGCTCCAGGTCTTCATCACTGTCAAAACTATCATGATAGATGGGAGAAAGCAGAGAGAATGTATCTTCGTCGTCAGATAGGACGCCGTCGTCCAAGCCCTTGGATGTGTGCAGGTCTTTCCCTTGGCTCGCTTTGACAGGGGTCGAGCTGAAGCCCTTGGACGCAGAGGCAGGACAGTCCGGCATCCTCCCTCCAGACATTACTAGCCGATGTCTGCTTcgacaaacacacaaagtccACACATGAGAATGTTTTCCATAAGTTATGTCAGAGTTTTGCTGTTGTCAAATACACCTATGAAGCTTTTCAGTGACGAACAATACACAAACATAACGCTAAGATAAGATAgcataagatattcctttattagtcccgcagttgGGAGATTGCACTGAACAGAATGAACGCTGGAACAAGAGAGTACCTTTTAACAAAACCTcaggataaaaaaaactttttcacTCAGAAATGTTTGGTGTGACCAAAATATCTATtaaaataagatcaaataaatgattttaaagAATCTGCATAGATATTGTAACACCAACAACCCTTAAATAAGTAAAGCTAAATCATCTTCTAAATGTCCATCCTTTAGCATcttacaagctagtatgacaaaaTGAATCAGTGGCCTTGCTTATGAATTTTAATAAGATTGTTTTCTGTAGGCCTAAATATTATTCAGATGTTTAAAAGTGTATAGACCTACTGTATATGATGATAAATTCAATTAAAGTATTCCTAATTGGAGGTAAAATTGTAATCAAGTTGAAAATTAGGAGATTCAAGAGATATTGTCTCTAACAAGAACAATTGCAGCTGCAACACCAATCAGATGCCAAGTCATTcagatatataataaataaccaTTTGAAAGTACCAAACATAGACTACAATATAAACTAACAACATAAATGTACCAAAATGTATGATGTtaaataacttaataaatataatacataataagaAAGACAGCCATTGAAAAAGAAGCAAATAGgctaagataagatcagataagataagataagataagattttcctttattagtcccgtagtgtggaaatttgcagtgtacagcagaaaaggggatagtgcaaaaaacaagaagcatcagctaacacagtaaaaaagagctaaacaaagtgtaacaaaatatgaaccatttaaatagaaggaagtataaaaataggagcagtatatacagtattgacaataaacagactattatctaaattgcacaagtggaaaatgatattacacagtgagaatgaaatgaaattccacctgaacaTATCAGTAATAACTAACTCATGCTGATGTCAACAGCTGGTTGTGACGGTTAGCAGAGtggagctaacgttagcactcACAGCTAACAACAGCTAGCGGTGGTTAGCTTGACTGTTAGCTAACGTGCTACAGAAGTTTAATGCTGAGTATTATGCTAGCTAACTACACGGTGCATGTGTGCAGTGTCTCTATCTAACTCTGGAAGAACTGTGACCGCTTCGTAACTCACCTTTGTGCGTTTATTTGAAGAAAGGTCGAGCTGTTGTGCTCTTCTCTTTAACCAACGCTGGAACTGGTTTGCTAACAACTTCTTTTCCCATGATACACCACGCCCCCACGCTGCAACCAACTGAACGCTGCCTCTGTAACCATGGTGACGCTTTGCCAGCATCATTAGTGATTAGATGTTCATGGACATTTCTATGGTTATTGAATGTGTACGTCATCtacatcaaaatatatatatatatatttttatttattttttttttttttcaaagcagtATGGGATgtcacaaaatgacagaaaatttattttttgtaaatattatatttggccTACTAActaacatatacatatataccctaaccctatataaacatataatataaGTGCGATTTTTTTGATATTATCCCTATTCTATTACACataggctgctccacccaaagtgtgtgaaggagcactatcacaggtccttccttcctgcagctgtcagactccataaccagcactgctcccagtagaccacttgcacttacacaccaaacacactgacaataactgcactaaaCTGTATgatgactgtgcaatatcattatcattattactactcaggtgtaattcattcATACCGTGCAATAtgttcaggtggaatttcatttcattctcactgtgcaatatcattttccacttgtgcaattttttaatagtcagttagttagtgtcaatactgtatatactgctcctatttttatactatttaaatggttcatattttgttacactttgtttagctcttttttttttactgtgttagctgatgcttcttgttttttgcactatcccctttgctgctgtacactgcaaatgtccccactgcgggactaataaaggaatatcttatctgatcttatcttatcttatcttatcttagccTATTTGCTTCTTTTACATTGGCTGTCTTtcttattatgtattatatttattaagttatttaACATCATACATTTTGGTActtttatgttgttattttatattgtagtttATATTTGGTACTTTCAAAtggttatttattatatatctgAATGACTTGGCATCTGATTGGTGTTGCAGCTGCAATTGTTCTTGTTAGAGACAATATCTCTTGAATCTCTTAATTTTCAACTTGATTACAATTTTACCTCCAATCAGGATTACTTTAATTGGATTTATCATCATATACAGTAGGTCTATACACTTTTAAACATCTGAATAATATTTAGGCCTACAGAAAACAATCTTATTAAAATTCATAAGCAAGGCCACTGATTCAttttgtcatactagcttgtaagATGCTAAAGGATGGACATTTAGAAGATGATTTAGCTTTACTTATTTAAGGGTTGTTGGTGTTACAATATCTATGCAGATTctttaaaatcatttatttgatcttattttaATAGATATTTTGGTCAAACCAAACATTTCTGAgtgaaaaagtttttttatccTAGGGTTTTGTGAAAAGGTACTCTTTTATTCCAGCGTTATTCTGTTCAGTGCTTGTCTGGGCTGTGCTTTATGGTTGTGCTTCAGACAATGAGTTTACTCCCTATACTGCAAAAACAGGCAGCTATTGTTTATCTAGCAGCTCTGATCCAGTTGGAGTTAACCTGCCTGTGCACTCTGTCTCACTCCCACTTAACATTATCAATCTAATTACCAGCAGGCGCTCCAGTATGAGCTCGTACACTGATGGGCTGCTTTCACAAAGAGATGTGGCATTTTGTGAGTGTTTGTAAATACCTGCAGcgttaaattaatttattgtcttgttttatgtcttttcaTGCGAAAGCCCACTGATTAGGCAAGATCATGTGTCCCCGAGTTCTTGATTATCATTTAATCTATGACTTTGTTCATTGCAAAGAATTATTGAGTTTCAGataaacaggattttttttaaataaaagttttaaaacAAGTGCCAACAGTGTACAGCTAGATTACAGTAACTCTGtatcagtgatggaagaagctctctgatttttttacttgagtaaaattagcaataccacagtgtaggaatactcagttacaagtaaaagccctgcattcaaaactttaGTAAAAGAAATATTAGCATCTAACagacttaaagtatcaaaagtaaaagtactcatgcaGAATGTcctatttcagaataatgtatgtTAATGGATTATAATTAATGATGCATTTATGTGTAAGCATTATTttgatgttgcagctggtaaaggtgttgcggattttaactactttacatactgctgggtagcttgatCTGTAgataataatttatttgtttattatattttgtattagtaatcggaatctgcaaagtaactagtaactaaagttgtcaaataaataaagctgagtaaaaagtaatttccctctgaaatgtagacgtataaagtagcaaaaaatggaaatactacctcaaaattgtacttaagtacagtatttggataaatgtacttagttaacCTACTCTCCACCACTGCTCTGCATAAGtcattaatgaaaaaaacaaccaccacatttctgtatttgccggtaatatacatttttctggGACTCTCTCTACATCCATCATCCCTCCTGGATACAGCTTTGTATGTGTCAGATCCCTGCGAGGCGTCCACAGTTCTGGGTAAGATTATGACACAGGAGGATGATCAGCCACCAGCA encodes the following:
- the LOC119487213 gene encoding ras-related protein Rab-19, which codes for MQWCRWAGSWRSHLPRQFAGPEIEDSFDFLFKIILVGDSDVGKTCVVQRFKSGIFIEKQQNTIGVDFTVRTLDIDGKKVKMQVWDTAGQERFRTITQSYYRSAHGAIVAYDITRRTTFESVTHWIREVEQFGAASVVLILIGNKSDLQAQRQVLFEDACTLAENKGALAALETSAKEAQNVEAAFVLMARELLARNGMTIIDEISEDSPQFMLNSSSHPVHGASSSDKRCGC
- the zgc:153293 gene encoding coiled-coil domain-containing protein 34: MSGGRMPDCPASASKGFSSTPVKASQGKDLHTSKGLDDGVLSDDEDTFSLLSPIYHDSFDSDEDLELSPAQQTSPRQSDTSRLSVSPDRCELPRTPSVQMFNAAVEPAGSPTLSAWELWLVNKAKEDRFKLEKQAEEERLRKEKKEQQERKLEQKKIAIEEKIQEWLKVKREQEKQEQLLKLSKEEEEMQRLREKRRVTEQRAQQKYKDWLQKKNQEKIEMEKKEKEEAALKKEQEKERHKRAQEKFKDWLANANEKSRASPKSPCYPTSPYDNSYPSPSFCNPVPWKPIHVPPPETPLNKTAGKKSQKQRKCQQSPSTAFRLRNSQLLQRR